The Bradyrhizobium sp. WBAH42 genome includes a window with the following:
- a CDS encoding NAD(P)/FAD-dependent oxidoreductase, which translates to MTETDVVIIGAGHNGLTCAAYLAMAGLRVRVVERRKVVGGAAATEEFHPGFRNSVAAYTVSLLNPQVIRDLRLAEQGLRIVERRAQNFLPAPDGSYLLTGEGRTKASVARLSAHDAEALDGFTRELEDIADVLRRFVLRAPPNLLDGFGTNAIREAVNALQSANILRGLTLEQSRSLLDLFTRSAGEMLDERFEHDLVKALFGFDAIVGNYASPYAAGSAYVMLHHAFGEVNGKKGVWGHAIGGMGAITQAMARAARDRGVVIDTDAGVREVIVERDRAVGVVLENGSAIRAKYVAANVNPKLLYTRLIAAEALPADFLARIRHWKNGSGTFRMNVALDRLPSFTALSGEGDHLTSGIILAPSLGYMDRAWGDARAHGWSREPVVEMLIPSTLDDTLAPAGKHVASLFCQHVAPSLPDGRSWDDHREEVADLMIATVDKYAPGFAASVLGRQILSPLDLERQFGLLGGDIFHGALTLNQLFSARPMLGHADYRGPLRGLYHCGSGAHPGGGVTGAPGHNAAQAILRDHRSLFGSRG; encoded by the coding sequence ATGACGGAAACCGACGTCGTCATCATCGGCGCAGGCCATAACGGCCTCACCTGCGCGGCCTATCTCGCGATGGCGGGTCTGCGCGTGCGCGTGGTCGAGCGGCGCAAAGTGGTCGGCGGTGCGGCGGCGACGGAGGAGTTTCACCCCGGCTTTCGCAATTCGGTCGCGGCCTACACCGTGAGCCTGCTCAACCCGCAGGTGATCCGTGATCTCAGGCTCGCCGAGCAAGGCCTGCGCATCGTCGAGCGGCGTGCGCAGAATTTTCTGCCCGCGCCGGATGGCAGCTATCTCCTCACCGGCGAGGGGCGGACGAAAGCTTCGGTGGCGCGGCTCAGCGCGCATGATGCGGAAGCCCTCGACGGCTTCACGCGCGAGCTGGAAGACATCGCCGACGTGCTCAGGCGGTTCGTGCTGCGCGCGCCGCCGAACCTGCTCGACGGCTTCGGCACAAATGCGATCCGCGAGGCCGTGAACGCTTTACAGAGCGCCAACATTCTGCGCGGCCTGACGCTGGAACAAAGCCGCAGCCTGCTCGATCTGTTCACGCGCTCGGCCGGCGAGATGCTGGACGAACGTTTCGAGCACGATCTGGTCAAGGCGCTGTTCGGCTTCGACGCCATCGTCGGCAACTATGCCAGCCCCTACGCCGCCGGCTCGGCCTATGTGATGCTGCATCACGCGTTCGGCGAGGTGAACGGCAAGAAGGGCGTCTGGGGCCACGCCATCGGCGGCATGGGCGCGATCACGCAGGCCATGGCACGCGCGGCACGCGACCGTGGCGTCGTGATCGACACGGATGCCGGCGTCCGCGAGGTCATCGTCGAGCGCGACCGCGCCGTCGGCGTCGTGCTGGAGAACGGCTCTGCGATCCGCGCGAAATATGTCGCGGCCAATGTCAATCCAAAGCTGCTCTACACGCGCCTGATCGCGGCCGAGGCTCTTCCGGCGGACTTCCTCGCCCGCATCCGGCACTGGAAGAACGGCTCCGGCACGTTCCGCATGAATGTGGCGCTGGATCGCCTGCCCTCCTTCACGGCGCTATCGGGCGAGGGCGATCACCTCACCTCCGGCATCATCCTGGCACCGAGTCTCGGCTACATGGACCGCGCCTGGGGCGACGCGCGCGCCCACGGCTGGAGCCGCGAGCCGGTGGTGGAAATGCTGATCCCCTCAACGCTCGACGACACGCTGGCTCCGGCCGGCAAGCATGTCGCGAGCCTGTTCTGCCAGCATGTCGCACCAAGCCTTCCCGATGGCAGGTCCTGGGACGACCATCGCGAAGAGGTCGCCGATCTGATGATCGCGACGGTGGACAAATATGCCCCGGGTTTTGCGGCGAGCGTGCTCGGCCGCCAGATCCTGTCTCCGCTCGATCTCGAGCGCCAATTCGGGCTGCTCGGCGGCGACATCTTCCACGGTGCGCTGACGCTGAACCAGCTGTTCTCGGCGCGGCCGATGCTGGGCCACGCCGATTATCGCGGGCCGCTGAGAGGCCTCTACCATTGCGGCTCCGGCGCCCATCCCGGCGGCGGCGTCACCGGCGCCCCCGGCCACAACGCGGCGCAGGCGATCCTGCGGGATCACCGCTCGCTGTTCGGAAGCCGTGGATAG
- a CDS encoding Flp family type IVb pilin produces the protein MIQKFWSDESGATAIEYGLIAAGIALAIITVVNGLGTTMNEKFTSISTSLK, from the coding sequence ATGATTCAAAAGTTCTGGTCGGACGAGTCCGGTGCAACCGCGATCGAATACGGCCTGATCGCCGCGGGCATCGCCCTGGCGATCATTACCGTGGTGAACGGGCTGGGCACCACCATGAACGAGAAGTTCACTTCGATTAGCACCTCCTTGAAGTAA
- a CDS encoding 50S ribosomal protein L11 methyltransferase, with the protein MQSSPTHRASFSIGSEADAKRVVDVLTEVFFDGDAAVAAFERPDGQWDVTLHFADAPDQEWLAELVATSAGNEIAATLVFDTVEAKDWVKASLEDLVPVPAGRFVVHGSHDRDRVTPNKLAIEIEAALAFGTGHHGTTRGCLLLLDHVLKSSRPRNLLDLGTGTGVLAIAAAKALHRVVLASDIDPPSVRVAAENAALNEVGNHVRVIRATGFAAPDFARAGPFDLVLANILANPLRQLAGPMVRHLAPGARVILSGLLTHQAPAVIAAYRARGLVPVKHLRIEGWSSLLLRKLS; encoded by the coding sequence ATGCAGTCTTCCCCCACCCATCGCGCCAGTTTTTCGATCGGCAGCGAAGCCGACGCCAAGCGGGTCGTCGATGTGCTCACCGAGGTGTTTTTCGACGGTGATGCGGCGGTCGCCGCCTTCGAACGGCCCGACGGACAATGGGACGTGACGCTGCATTTCGCCGATGCGCCGGATCAGGAATGGCTAGCCGAACTCGTTGCAACTTCAGCAGGAAATGAGATTGCGGCGACGCTCGTCTTCGACACGGTCGAAGCCAAGGACTGGGTCAAGGCCAGCCTTGAAGATCTCGTCCCGGTGCCGGCCGGGCGCTTCGTGGTGCACGGCAGCCACGATCGCGACCGTGTGACGCCGAACAAGCTCGCCATCGAGATCGAGGCGGCGCTCGCCTTCGGCACCGGTCACCATGGCACGACGCGCGGCTGTTTACTTCTGCTTGACCATGTCCTGAAGAGTTCCCGCCCGAGGAACCTGCTCGACCTCGGCACCGGCACGGGCGTGCTGGCGATCGCGGCCGCGAAGGCGCTGCATCGCGTGGTGCTGGCCTCCGACATCGACCCGCCCTCGGTGCGGGTGGCGGCTGAGAATGCCGCGCTCAATGAAGTGGGCAACCATGTGCGGGTGATCCGCGCCACCGGCTTTGCCGCGCCGGATTTTGCGCGTGCGGGGCCGTTCGACCTGGTGCTCGCCAATATCCTTGCCAATCCGTTGCGGCAATTGGCGGGCCCGATGGTGCGGCACCTTGCGCCTGGCGCCCGCGTCATCCTCTCCGGCCTCTTGACGCACCAGGCGCCCGCCGTGATCGCCGCCTACCGCGCGCGCGGCCTCGTGCCGGTGAAGCATCTCAGGATCGAGGGATGGAGCAGTCTGTTGTTGCGGAAGCTCTCGTAG
- a CDS encoding aminopeptidase P family protein produces the protein MFEAHFQTFEEPQAGIALAARLAALREELARRKLTGFVVPRADQQQNEYVPPSEERLAWLTGFTGSAGLAVVLPHEAALFVDGRYTLQAAKQVDAKAWVVESLIDPPPESWVAAHLKAGDRLGFDPWLHTFSAAERLSAACAKAGAELVAVDSNPIDAVWQDRPQPPLAPVAVHSLQHAGVPEAEKLAQIRAEIAKLGTDALVLSDSHAVAWTFNIRGADVAHTPLPLSYALVPKEGRPTIFIDHRKLSNLTRDHLEQSADVREPDAMAPTLMALAKSGGSIALDNATAADALSRLITGAGGKPVRGSDPVALLKAVKNATEIKGTKTAHLRDAVALARFLAWIDREAPSGKLTEIDAVEALETFRRDTGALKDVSFPTISGTGPNGAIVHYRVTRKSNRRIASGDLLLIDSGAQYEDGTTDVTRTMAVGEPTDEMRDRFTRVLRGHIAIARAVFPDGTTGAQLDTLARQYLWAAGLDFEHGTGHGVGSYLSVHEGPARISKLGTTPLKRGMILSNEPGYYKTDGFGIRIENLELVVAAEVKGAEKPMNAFETLTLAPIDRRLIDVAMLSRDELDWLNAYHARVRDDVRPALDEATKAWLDQATAELKA, from the coding sequence ATGTTCGAAGCGCACTTCCAGACATTCGAGGAGCCGCAGGCCGGCATCGCGTTGGCGGCACGGCTGGCCGCACTTCGCGAAGAACTTGCCCGTCGCAAGCTGACCGGCTTCGTCGTGCCACGTGCCGATCAGCAGCAGAACGAATATGTGCCACCATCGGAAGAGCGGCTCGCCTGGTTGACCGGCTTCACGGGCTCGGCGGGGCTAGCCGTGGTTCTGCCGCATGAGGCAGCACTGTTCGTCGACGGCCGCTACACGCTGCAGGCCGCCAAGCAGGTCGACGCCAAGGCGTGGGTGGTGGAATCGCTGATCGACCCGCCGCCCGAGAGCTGGGTGGCGGCGCATCTGAAAGCCGGCGACCGCCTCGGATTTGATCCGTGGCTGCACACTTTTTCGGCAGCCGAACGACTGTCCGCAGCCTGCGCCAAGGCCGGCGCCGAGCTGGTCGCCGTCGACAGCAATCCGATCGACGCAGTCTGGCAGGACCGGCCGCAGCCGCCGCTCGCCCCCGTCGCCGTGCACAGCCTCCAGCATGCCGGTGTCCCTGAAGCGGAGAAGCTGGCGCAGATCAGGGCCGAGATCGCCAAGCTCGGCACCGATGCGCTGGTGCTGTCGGACAGCCACGCAGTGGCCTGGACCTTCAACATCCGCGGCGCCGACGTCGCCCATACCCCGCTGCCGCTGTCCTACGCCTTGGTGCCGAAAGAGGGCCGTCCCACCATCTTCATCGACCACCGCAAGCTCTCCAACCTCACACGCGACCATCTCGAGCAGTCCGCCGACGTGCGCGAACCGGACGCCATGGCGCCGACGCTGATGGCGCTGGCCAAGAGTGGTGGATCGATCGCGCTCGACAACGCCACCGCCGCCGACGCACTCAGCCGGCTGATCACGGGCGCCGGCGGCAAGCCGGTGCGCGGCAGCGATCCGGTTGCACTGCTCAAGGCGGTCAAGAACGCGACCGAGATCAAGGGCACCAAGACGGCTCATTTGCGCGACGCTGTGGCGCTGGCGCGCTTCCTCGCATGGATCGATCGCGAGGCGCCAAGCGGCAAGCTCACCGAGATCGACGCGGTCGAGGCGCTGGAAACCTTCCGCCGCGACACCGGCGCGCTCAAGGACGTCTCGTTTCCCACCATCTCCGGCACCGGCCCGAACGGCGCCATCGTGCATTACCGCGTCACCCGCAAGAGCAACCGGCGGATCGCGTCCGGCGATCTCCTGCTGATCGATTCCGGCGCACAATATGAAGACGGCACTACCGACGTCACGCGCACCATGGCGGTGGGCGAGCCGACGGATGAGATGCGCGACCGCTTCACCCGCGTGCTGCGCGGTCACATCGCGATCGCGCGCGCCGTCTTTCCGGACGGCACCACGGGCGCGCAACTCGACACGCTGGCGCGGCAATATCTCTGGGCCGCCGGGCTCGATTTCGAGCACGGCACCGGCCACGGCGTCGGCAGCTATCTCTCGGTGCACGAAGGACCGGCGCGAATTTCGAAGCTCGGCACCACGCCGCTGAAGCGCGGCATGATCCTGTCCAACGAGCCCGGCTACTACAAGACCGACGGCTTCGGCATCCGCATCGAAAACCTCGAGCTGGTCGTTGCCGCCGAGGTCAAGGGCGCCGAGAAGCCGATGAACGCGTTCGAGACGCTGACCCTGGCGCCGATCGACCGCCGCCTGATCGATGTCGCGATGCTGAGCCGCGACGAGCTCGATTGGCTTAACGCCTATCATGCCCGCGTGAGGGATGACGTGCGGCCGGCGCTGGACGAGGCGACGAAGGCCTGGCTCGATCAGGCCACGGCCGAGCTGAAGGCGTAG
- a CDS encoding multidrug effflux MFS transporter, which translates to MHGMISRPPDAATKNIATSRLVLLLLVVMTGVAPISLYILVPALPVLATNFGSDISIAQMTVSLYMVGIALSQLIMGPLSDRFGRRPVLLGGLALMVVASIGCIFAETLPQLIAARFFQALGGASGMVISRAIIRDIYERDRVASMISLVVAALMIGQMVSPLTGGLIETAFGWRAIFYAITIAAIVVAVGIAFALPETRRSRSAGSGFRADIGTLIRSRAFVGYVMCQVLASQIIFTFAGGGPYIVVTQMGRSSAEYGAWFATTGFAFLVGNLLCVRFAPRHSLEKLIWFGLALQLCGSFANLFWSFAGWNEAPAWLFGTQMIVMAGNAFVMANSAAGAISIRPEAAGTASGAMGFLQQGIGALMSQFGAYLGGHSATTLPLTSAVLAISLLCACVMMFVVPRREMVPSEALIEQAEEDETGMM; encoded by the coding sequence ATGCACGGCATGATCAGCAGGCCGCCGGACGCGGCGACGAAAAACATCGCGACTTCGCGCCTGGTGTTGCTGCTGCTGGTCGTGATGACCGGGGTCGCGCCGATCTCGCTCTACATCCTGGTTCCGGCACTGCCGGTGCTGGCGACGAATTTCGGCAGCGACATCTCGATCGCGCAGATGACGGTGTCGCTCTACATGGTCGGCATCGCGCTGTCGCAGCTGATCATGGGGCCGCTGTCGGACCGGTTCGGGCGGCGGCCGGTGCTGCTGGGAGGGCTGGCGCTGATGGTGGTTGCCAGCATCGGCTGTATTTTTGCCGAGACCCTGCCGCAATTGATCGCCGCACGCTTCTTCCAGGCGCTCGGCGGCGCATCCGGCATGGTGATTAGCCGAGCCATCATCCGCGACATCTACGAGCGCGACCGCGTCGCCTCGATGATCAGCCTCGTGGTCGCGGCGTTGATGATCGGGCAGATGGTCTCGCCGCTCACCGGCGGCCTGATCGAGACCGCGTTCGGCTGGCGCGCGATCTTCTACGCCATCACCATCGCCGCCATCGTCGTTGCCGTCGGTATCGCCTTCGCGCTGCCCGAGACCCGCCGCAGCCGCAGCGCCGGCAGCGGCTTCCGCGCCGATATCGGCACGCTGATCCGGAGCCGCGCCTTCGTCGGCTATGTGATGTGCCAGGTGCTCGCGTCCCAGATCATCTTCACCTTCGCCGGCGGCGGGCCCTACATCGTGGTGACGCAGATGGGCCGCAGCAGCGCCGAATACGGCGCCTGGTTCGCGACGACGGGCTTTGCGTTTCTGGTCGGCAACCTGCTCTGCGTGCGCTTTGCGCCGCGCCATTCGTTGGAGAAGCTGATCTGGTTCGGGCTCGCCCTGCAGCTCTGCGGCAGCTTTGCGAACCTCTTCTGGAGCTTCGCCGGCTGGAACGAGGCGCCCGCCTGGCTGTTCGGCACCCAGATGATCGTGATGGCCGGCAACGCCTTCGTGATGGCGAATTCCGCCGCCGGCGCCATCAGCATCCGTCCCGAAGCAGCCGGCACCGCCTCGGGCGCGATGGGCTTCCTGCAGCAAGGCATTGGCGCGCTGATGTCGCAATTCGGCGCCTATCTCGGCGGCCATTCCGCGACGACGCTGCCGCTGACATCAGCGGTTCTCGCGATCTCCCTGCTCTGCGCCTGCGTGATGATGTTCGTCGTGCCCCGCCGCGAGATGGTGCCGAGCGAAGCGCTGATCGAGCAGGCCGAGGAGGACGAGACGGGGATGATGTGA
- the ppdK gene encoding pyruvate, phosphate dikinase: MAKAASKPKKIPAKSKPSAAAKAAPPARKALAKSAPKPVAKAAAKPTAKPAVKAVTKAAPPKVAAKPAPKKAAPPKAAPAAAKAGKWVFTFGDGKAEGRSEMRDLLGGKGANLAEMANLGLPVPPGFTIPTSVCTYFYDHDKTYPKELKPQVEKALEYVGKLTGKVFGDTKNPLLVSVRSGARASMPGMMDTVLNLGLNDQTVEALAELSGDRRFAYDSYRRFITMYSDVVLGFEHHHFEEILDTFKDSQGYTLDTDLSAEDWVELVGKYKDAVARETGKEFPQDPHDQLWGAIGAVFSSWMNARAVTYRKLHDIPESWGTAVNVQAMVFGNMGETSATGVAFTRNPSTGESKLYGEFLINAQGEDVVAGIRTPQDITEEARKESGSDKASMEAAMPEAFKELTRIYTLLEKHYRDMQDMEFTVEQGKLWMLQTRGGKRTAKAALRIAVELANEGLISKKEAVTRIDPASLDQLLHPTIDPNAKRDVIATGLPASPGAASGEIVFSSDEAAKLQGDGRKVILVRIETSPEDIHGMHAAEGILTTRGGMTSHAAVVARGMGKPCVSGCGTIRVDYGRGTMSIGSRTFKTGDVITIDGSLGQVLAGRMPMIEPELSGEFGTLMNWADQVRKIGVRVNGDTPDDARTAIKFGAEGIGLCRTEHMFFEETRIRTVREMILSEDEQSRRAALAKLLPMQRADFVELFEIMKGLPVTIRLLDPPLHEFLPHTHAEVEEVARAMNTDPRRLADRARELSEFNPMLGFRGCRIAIAYPEIAEMQARAIFEAAVEAQKRTGKAVGLEVMVPLIATKTELDLVKARIDATAQAVMRETNTKLSYQVGTMIELPRACLLAGEIAQSAEFFSFGTNDLTQTTYGISRDDAASFLGPYVAKGILSVDPFISLDQEGVGELVKIGVARGRKTRASLKVGICGEHGGDPASVAFCHHIGLDYVSCSPYRVPIARLAAAQAALGKAIASQA, translated from the coding sequence ATGGCCAAAGCCGCCTCGAAGCCCAAGAAAATCCCAGCGAAATCAAAGCCCTCCGCCGCCGCGAAGGCAGCGCCGCCAGCCCGCAAGGCGCTGGCCAAGAGCGCGCCGAAGCCGGTCGCCAAAGCCGCTGCCAAGCCCACCGCAAAGCCTGCGGTGAAGGCGGTCACCAAGGCCGCTCCGCCGAAGGTCGCCGCGAAGCCCGCGCCGAAGAAGGCTGCGCCTCCCAAGGCGGCGCCGGCAGCGGCCAAGGCCGGCAAATGGGTGTTCACGTTTGGTGACGGCAAGGCCGAGGGCCGCTCGGAGATGCGCGACCTGCTCGGCGGCAAGGGCGCCAACCTCGCCGAGATGGCCAATCTCGGCCTGCCGGTGCCTCCCGGCTTCACCATCCCGACCTCGGTCTGCACCTATTTCTACGATCACGACAAGACCTACCCGAAGGAACTGAAGCCGCAGGTTGAGAAGGCGCTGGAGTATGTCGGCAAGTTGACCGGCAAGGTGTTCGGCGACACCAAGAACCCGCTGCTCGTCTCGGTGCGCTCCGGCGCGCGCGCCTCGATGCCGGGCATGATGGACACCGTGCTCAATCTCGGCCTCAACGACCAGACCGTGGAAGCGCTGGCCGAGCTGTCGGGCGACCGCCGCTTCGCCTATGACAGCTATCGCCGCTTCATCACGATGTATTCCGACGTGGTGCTCGGCTTCGAGCATCATCACTTCGAGGAAATCCTCGACACCTTCAAGGACAGCCAGGGTTACACGCTCGACACCGATCTCTCCGCCGAGGACTGGGTCGAGCTGGTCGGCAAGTACAAGGATGCGGTCGCACGCGAGACCGGCAAGGAATTCCCACAGGATCCGCACGACCAGCTCTGGGGCGCGATCGGCGCGGTGTTCTCATCCTGGATGAACGCGCGCGCGGTGACCTACCGCAAGCTGCACGACATTCCGGAATCCTGGGGCACCGCGGTCAACGTGCAGGCCATGGTGTTCGGCAACATGGGCGAGACCTCGGCCACCGGCGTTGCCTTCACCCGCAACCCCTCGACCGGCGAGAGCAAGCTCTACGGCGAGTTCCTGATCAACGCGCAGGGCGAGGACGTGGTGGCGGGCATCCGCACACCGCAGGACATCACCGAGGAGGCGCGCAAGGAGTCCGGCTCCGACAAGGCGTCGATGGAAGCGGCGATGCCGGAAGCGTTCAAGGAGCTGACGCGGATCTACACGCTGCTCGAGAAGCACTACCGCGACATGCAGGACATGGAGTTCACGGTCGAGCAGGGCAAGCTCTGGATGCTCCAGACCCGCGGCGGCAAGCGCACCGCCAAGGCGGCGCTGCGCATCGCGGTCGAGCTCGCCAATGAGGGCCTGATCTCGAAGAAGGAAGCGGTGACGCGGATCGATCCGGCCTCGCTCGATCAGCTGCTGCATCCGACCATCGATCCCAACGCCAAGCGCGACGTGATCGCCACCGGCCTGCCGGCTTCGCCGGGCGCGGCCTCCGGCGAGATCGTGTTCTCCTCGGACGAGGCGGCCAAGCTCCAGGGTGACGGACGCAAGGTGATCCTGGTCCGCATCGAGACCAGCCCGGAAGACATCCACGGCATGCACGCCGCCGAAGGCATTTTGACCACCCGCGGCGGCATGACCTCGCACGCGGCGGTGGTCGCGCGCGGCATGGGCAAGCCCTGCGTCTCCGGCTGCGGTACCATCCGCGTCGATTACGGCCGTGGCACCATGAGCATCGGCTCGCGCACCTTCAAGACCGGCGACGTCATCACCATCGACGGCTCGCTCGGCCAGGTGCTCGCCGGCCGCATGCCGATGATCGAGCCGGAGCTCTCCGGCGAGTTCGGCACGCTGATGAACTGGGCCGACCAGGTTCGCAAGATCGGCGTCCGCGTCAACGGCGACACGCCCGACGACGCGCGCACCGCGATCAAGTTCGGCGCCGAAGGCATCGGCCTCTGCCGCACCGAGCACATGTTCTTCGAGGAGACGCGCATCCGCACGGTACGCGAGATGATCCTCTCCGAGGACGAGCAGTCGCGCCGCGCCGCGCTCGCAAAACTGCTGCCGATGCAGCGCGCCGACTTCGTCGAGCTGTTCGAGATCATGAAGGGCCTGCCCGTCACGATCCGTCTGCTCGACCCGCCGCTGCACGAGTTCCTGCCGCACACCCATGCCGAGGTCGAGGAAGTGGCGCGCGCCATGAACACCGACCCGCGGCGCCTCGCCGACCGTGCCCGCGAGCTCTCGGAGTTCAACCCGATGCTCGGCTTCCGCGGCTGCCGCATCGCGATCGCCTATCCCGAGATCGCCGAGATGCAGGCCCGCGCGATCTTCGAGGCGGCGGTCGAGGCGCAGAAGCGCACCGGCAAGGCGGTCGGCCTGGAGGTGATGGTGCCGCTGATCGCGACCAAGACCGAGCTCGATCTGGTCAAGGCGCGCATCGATGCCACCGCACAGGCCGTGATGCGCGAGACCAACACCAAGCTGTCCTATCAGGTCGGCACCATGATCGAGCTGCCGCGCGCCTGCCTGCTCGCGGGCGAGATCGCGCAGTCGGCCGAGTTCTTCTCGTTCGGCACCAACGACCTGACGCAGACGACCTACGGCATCAGCCGCGACGATGCGGCCAGCTTCCTCGGTCCGTACGTCGCGAAGGGCATCCTCTCGGTCGATCCCTTCATCTCGCTGGATCAGGAAGGCGTCGGCGAGCTGGTCAAGATCGGCGTCGCCCGCGGCCGCAAGACCCGCGCCTCGCTCAAGGTCGGCATCTGCGGCGAGCACGGCGGCGATCCCGCCTCCGTCGCCTTCTGCCACCATATCGGTCTCGACTACGTCTCCTGCTCGCCCTACCGCGTGCCGATCGCGCGGCTTGCAGCGGCGCAGGCCGCGCTCGGCAAGGCGATCGCGAGCCAGGCATAA
- a CDS encoding DUF3096 domain-containing protein, giving the protein MHITVAHISPILSLIAGVLILIMPRLLNLIVAIFLIVNGAIGLGLLKWLRF; this is encoded by the coding sequence ATGCACATCACCGTCGCCCACATTTCGCCGATCCTGTCGTTGATTGCGGGCGTGCTCATCCTGATCATGCCGCGGCTTCTCAACCTCATCGTCGCGATCTTCCTCATCGTCAACGGCGCGATCGGGCTCGGGCTCCTGAAGTGGCTCCGCTTCTAG
- a CDS encoding DUF1236 domain-containing protein, translating into MRNRILALAALAAATSAPLAAQAQSDVTIGRAPAVVDSAPTIAVEQRPAFREYVVEQRVPAFRIPDRVVVGTTLPEAGVTYYDVPQRFGATTYRYTVVNGETVLVEPRSRRIVEVLD; encoded by the coding sequence ATGCGGAACAGGATTCTTGCTCTCGCAGCGCTTGCGGCCGCGACCAGTGCGCCCCTTGCCGCGCAGGCGCAAAGCGATGTCACGATCGGACGCGCGCCCGCCGTGGTCGACAGCGCGCCGACGATTGCGGTCGAACAGCGGCCGGCCTTCCGCGAATATGTCGTCGAGCAACGTGTGCCGGCCTTTCGCATTCCGGATCGCGTGGTGGTCGGCACCACCTTACCCGAGGCAGGCGTCACTTATTATGACGTGCCGCAACGTTTCGGCGCCACGACCTATCGCTACACCGTCGTGAACGGCGAAACCGTGCTGGTCGAGCCGCGCTCGCGCCGCATCGTCGAGGTGCTGGACTAA